One genomic region from Rosa rugosa chromosome 1, drRosRugo1.1, whole genome shotgun sequence encodes:
- the LOC133724309 gene encoding annexin Gh1-like yields MATLKVPACVPSPAEDSEQLRKAFEGWGTNEALIISILAHRNADQRRLIQQTYAETYGEDLLKSLDKELSSDFERAVLLWTLHPSERDAVLANEATKRFTSSNWVLMEIACSRSSHELHLVKQAYHAKFKKSLEEDVAFHTSGDFRKLLVPLVSAFRYEGDEVNITVAKREAKILHEKIKDKHYNDEELIRIFTTRSKAQLNATFNQYNNEFGNAITKDLKADADDEFLKLLRATAKLLTFPEKYFEKLLRLCINKLGTDEGALTRVITTRAEVDLHRIKEEYQRRNSVPLDHAIEKDTSGDYEKFLLALLGHGDC; encoded by the exons ATGGCGACTCTGAAAGTACCAGCATGCGTTCCTTCTCCTGCCGAGGACTCTGAGCAGCTCAGGAAGGCTTTTGAAG GATGGGGAACAAATGAGGCATTGATCATTTCCATATTGGCTCACAGGAATGCTGATCAGAGAAGACTAATTCAGCAGACTTATGCTGAAACCTACGGGGAGGATCTTCTCAAGTCACTGGACAAAGAACTCTCAAGTGATTTTGAG CGAGCTGTGCTGCTGTGGACACTGCATCCTTCTGAGCGTGATGCAGTTTTGGCTAATGAGGCTACGAAGAGGTTCACTTCAAGCAATTGGGTTCTCATGGAAATAGCCTGTTCTAGGTCTTCACATGAACTACACCTGGTAAAGCAGGCTTACCATGCTAAGTTCAAGAAATCCCTTGAAGAGGATGTTGCATTTCATACATCCGGAGACTTCCGCAAG CTTTTGGTGCCTCTTGTGAGTGCTTTCCgatatgaaggagatgaagtgAACATTACAGTAGCAAAAAGAGAGGCTAAGATACttcatgagaaaatcaaggacaAACACTACAATGATGAGGAGCTCATCAGGATCTTCACTACCAGGAGTAAGGCACAGCTGAACGCTACTTTCAATCAGTACAACAATGAGTTTGGAAATGCCATTACAAAG GATTTGAAGGCTGATGCAGATGATGAATTCCTCAAGTTACTGAGAGCAACTGCCAAACTCTTGACCTTCCCTGAGAAGTACTTTGAGAAGCTTCTGCGTCTGTGTATCAACAAGCTCGGGACAGATGAAGGTGCGCTTACTAGAGTTATTACCACAAGGGCTGAGGTTGACCTCCATCGCATTAAAGAAGAATACCAGCGCCGGAACAGTGTTCCTTTGGACCACGCAATTGAGAAGGACACTTCTGGTGACTATGAGAAGTTTCTTCTGGCACTGCTTGGACATGGAGATTGCTGA
- the LOC133724598 gene encoding uncharacterized protein LOC133724598 — MATPVRKPRRDTADMLTWQEIPRSDSPATTSSAHRSHQPSDGISKVLHGGQITEEEAQSLNNKKPCSGYKMKEISGSGIFAAGEGNAEPEPGRVYQQAVKGISQISFSVDEHVSPKKPTSVPEVAKQKELSGTLQSELDSKTQKGISNAKTKELSGNDIFGPPPEIVPRSVNAVHTHEYKQSKDSGEPAPRNLRTSVKVSNPAGGQSKILFTEDPVVKTSKKIHNQKFAELTGNDIFKGDVSPGSAEKPLSTAKLREMSGSNIFADGKAASRDYLGGVRKPPGGESSISLV, encoded by the exons ATGGCCACACCAGTGCGAAAGCCTCGCCGCGACACCGCCGacatgctgacgtggcaagagATCCCCCGCTCCGACTCTCCCGCCACCACCTCCTCCGCTCACCGCTCTCACCAG CCGTCGGATGGGATCAGCAAGGTGCTCCACGGCGGTCAGATCACCGAGGAAGAAGCTCAGAGCCTGAACAACAA GAAGCCTTGCTCCGGGTACAAAATGAAGGAGATTTCCGGAAGCGGGATATTCGCGGCTGGAGAAGGCAATGCGGAGCCGGAGCCGGGTCGGGTTTACCAGCAGGCGGTGAAAGGGATCAGTCAAATCTCGTTCAGCGTTGACGAGCACGTGAGCCCGAAGAAGCCGACGAGTGTTCCGGAGGTGGCGAAGCAGAAGGAGCTGAGTGGGACTTTGCAGTCGGAATTGGATTCCAAGACTCAGAAGGGGATTTCAAATGCTAAGACCAAGGAGCTTAGTGGAAATGACATCTTTGGCCCTCCCCCGGAGATTGTTCCCCGATCGGTTAATGCTGTTCACACCCACGAGTATAAGCAGAGTAAAGATTCCGGGGAGCCGGCGCCCAGAAATCTTCGCACCTCTGTCAAAGTTTCCAAT CCGGCTGGAGGTCAGAGTAAAATCTTGTTCACTGAGGACCCTGTTGTCAAGACTTCCAAGAAAATTCATAACCAGAAGTTTGCAGAGCTGACAGGCAATGACATATTTAAGGGAGATGTTTCTCCGGGATCTGCTGAAAAGCCACTAAGCACGGCTAAGCTGAGAGAAATGAGTGGCAGCAACATCTTTGCTGATGGGAAGGCGGCATCAAGAGACTATCTAGGTGGTGTTCGCAAGCCCCCTGGTGGCGAGAGCAGCATATCATTGGTTTAA
- the LOC133724308 gene encoding annexin Gh1-like yields the protein MATLQVPACVPSPAEDSEQLKKAFEGWGTNEGLIISILAHRNADQRRLIQQTYAKTYGEDLLKALDKELTSDFERALLLWTLHPSERDAVLANEATKRFTSSNWVLMEIACSRSSHELHLVKQAYHAKFKKSLEEDVAFHTSGDFRKLLVPLVSAFRYEGDEVNVTVAKREAKILHEKIKDKHYNDEELIRIISTRSKAQLNATFNQYNNEFGNAITKDLKADKDDEFLKLLRATAKLLTFPEKYFEKLLRLCINKLGTDEGALTRVITTRAEVDLHRIKEEYQRRNSVTLGHAIQKDTRGDYEKLLLELIGHADA from the exons GATGGGGCACAAATGAGGGCTTGATCATTTCCATATTGGCTCATAGGAATGCTGATCAGAGAAGACTAATTCAGCAGACTTATGCTAAAACTTATGGGGAGGATCTTCTCAAGGCACTGGACAAAGAACTCACAAGTGATTTTGAG CGCGCTTTGCTGCTATGGACGCTGCATCCTTCTGAGCGTGATGCAGTTTTGGCTAATGAGGCTACAAAGAGGTTCACTTCAAGCAATTGGGTTCTCATGGAAATAGCTTGTTCCAGATCTTCACATGAACTACACCTGGTAAAGCAGGCTTACCATGCTAAGTTCAAGAAATCCCTTGAAGAGGATGTTGCATTTCATACGTCTGGAGACTTCCGCAAG CTTTTGGTACCTCTTGTGAGTGCTTTCCgatatgaaggagatgaagtgAATGTTACAGTGGCAAAAAGAGAAGCTAAGATACTTCATGAGAAAATTAAGGACAAACACTACAATGATGAGGAGCTCATCAGGATCATCAGTACCAGAAGTAAGGCACAGCTGAACGCTACTTTCAATCAGTACAACAATGAGTTTGGAAATGCCATTACCAAG GATTTGAAGGCTGATAAGGATGATGAATTCCTCAAATTACTGAGAGCAACTGCCAAACTCTTGACCTTCCCTGAGAAGTACTTTGAGAAGCTTCTGCGTCTGTGTATCAACAAGCTCGGGACAGATGAAGGTGCGCTTACTAGAGTTATTACCACCAGGGCAGAGGTTGACCTGCATCGCATTAAGGAAGAATACCAGCGCAGAAACAGTGTTACTCTGGGCCATGCAATTCAAAAAGACACTAGAGGAGACTATGAGAAGCTGCTTCTGGAACTTATTGGACATGCAGATGCCTGA